A region of Drosophila mauritiana strain mau12 chromosome 3L, ASM438214v1, whole genome shotgun sequence DNA encodes the following proteins:
- the LOC117139440 gene encoding cold shock domain-containing protein CG9705: protein MAEPRTPEKLLAAKPPVLHHNSHSPNASLQLPSPIITRRTRTASTSARALENPVVTGMVKSFSRTKGHGFITPNAGGEDVFCHVSDIEGEYVPMPGDEVKYRLCAIPPKYEKHQAVHVQISHLTPEVHHKWEEPFYGGSSPAK from the exons ATGGCCGAACCAAGGACGCCCGAGAAGCTGCTGGCCGCAAAGCCACCGGTTTTACACCACAACAGCCATAGTCCCAATGCCTCGCTGCAGCTGCCCAGTCCCATCATCACGAGGCGCACTCGCACGGCCTCGAC CTCCGCTCGGGCCTTGGAAAATCCGGTTGTGACCGGTATGGTGAAATCCTTCAGCCGCACCAAAGGACACGGCTTCATTACACCCAACGCCGGCGGAGAGGACGTTTTTTGCCACGTTTCCGA CATCGAAGGTGAATATGTGCCCATGCCCGGGGATGAGGTCAAATACCGTCTGTGCGCCATTCCGCCCAAGTATGAGAAACACCAGGCCGTGCACGTGCAGATTAGCCACCTGACGCCGGAGGTGCACCACAAGTGGGAGGAGCCATTCTATGGTGGCTCCTCGCCCGCCAAGTAA
- the LOC117139437 gene encoding acetyl-coenzyme A transporter 1 yields MSAIRRKPTGSNADQELLIDEPPKSEKEAEHQKPDIRGDRRNIAILLFLYVLQGIPIGLIAAIPMLLQNRGASYKQQAEFSFAYWPFSLKLLWAPIVDSLYIRRFGRRKSWLVPVQYLLGAFMLLLSLHVDRWLGGNGVDPNVPLLTLLFFLLNFLAATQDIAVDGWALTMLKRCNVGYASTCNSVGQTAGYFLGYVVFIALESKDFCNTYIRDVPLEEGMITLPRFLWFWGITFVVATTLVAIFKKENDIEDAHMDARYTEEHELNIHESYKILWDMVRMRPVQILAVILLTVKVTFAASDAVTSLKLIDAGVPKDKLALLAIPLIPLQLILPLAVGRYTNGPRPMDVYLKAIPYRIIMATVATGLAYITPYIIRGGAVPAYYYVLLITSYAIYQVFLYSMFVAAMAFFAKISDPAVGGTYMTFLNTLCNLGGNWPNTVVLWLVDVLTWKQCSNNAENTCQGKEEQQSCEASAGKCEITFDGYYLESGICVLYGIVWLLLVRKWIVYLQDLPVRSWLVVKQKSR; encoded by the exons ATGTCCGCCATAAGGAGAAAGCCAACGGGCAGCAATGCCGACCAGGAGTTGCTCATCGACGAGCCACCAAAGTCGGAGAAGGAGGCGGAGCACCAGAAGCCAGATATTCGTGGAGACCGGAGGAATATAGCCATACTGCTGTTCCTGTACGTTCTGCAGGGCATTCCCATCGGTCTTATAGCAGCCATACCCATGTTGCTGCAAAACAGAGGAGCTAGCTACAAACAACAGGCGGAGTTTTCCTTCGCCTACTGGCCATTCAGCTTGAAGCTGCTGTGGGCTCCAATTGTGGATTCCCTGTACATCCGGCGATTTGGACGCCGGAAATCGTGGCTAGTCCCAGTGCAGTACCTTCTGGGTGCCTTTATGTTGCTCCTCTCCCTCCACGTGGATCGCTGGCTGGGCGGAAACGGTGTCGATCCCAATGTGCCGCTCCTGACGCTGCTCTTCTTCCTGCTTAACTTCCTGGCTGCCACTCAGGACATCGCCGTGGATGGCTGGGCCTTGACCATGCTAAAGCGATGCAATGTTGGATATGCATCCACCTGCAATAGCGTGGGCCAAACCGCTGGCTACTTCTTGGGCTATGTGGTGTTCATTGCCCTGGAGTCCAAGGATTTCTGCAACACCTACATAAGAGACGTGCCACTCGAGGAGGGCATGATCACATTGCCCCGTTTCCTTTGGTTCTGGGGCATTACATTTGTGGTGGCCACTACTTTGGTGGCCATTTTCAAGAAGGAGAACGACATCGAAGACGCGCACATGGACGCTCGCTACACGGAGGAGCACGAGTTGAACATCCACGAGAGCTACAAGATTTTGTGGGACATGGTGCGCATGCGTCCCGTCCAAATCCTGGCTGTAATTCTGCTCACCGTGAAGGTCACGTTTGCAGCCTCTGATGCTGTGACCAGCTTAAAACTAATTGACGCTGGTGTGCCGAAGGATAAGCTGGCCTTACTCGCCATTCCCCTAATTCCTCTGCAGCTCATTCTGCCGCTGGCGGTCGGTCGGTATACGAACGGACCACGTCCCATGGACGTCTACCTTAAGGCCATTCCCTACCGCATCATCATGGCAACTGTGGCCACTGGCTTGGCCTACATCACACCCTATATCATCAGGGGAGGAGCTGTGCCTGCTTATTACTACGTCCTGCTGATCACCAGTTATGCCATCTACCAAGTATTCCTGTACTCCATGTTTGTGGCTGCCATGGCCTTTTTCGCCAAGATCTCCGACCCAGCCGTCGGTGGCACTTACATGACATTTTTGAACACATTGTGCAATCTGGGCGGTAATTGGCCCAACACAGTGGTGTTGTGGTTGGTGGACGTGCTCACCTGGAAGCAGTGCTCCAATAATGCGGAAAATACCTGCCAGGGCAAGGAGGAGCAACAG AGCTGTGAAGCATCGGCTGGCAAGTGCGAGATAACCTTCGATGGTTACTACTTGGAGTCGGGCATTTGCGTTCTGTACGGCATAgtgtggctgctgctggtgcgCAAATGGATCGTTTACTTGCAGGACCTGCCCGTGAGATCATGGTTGGTGGTCAAGCAGAAGTCGCGGTAG
- the LOC117139438 gene encoding eukaryotic translation initiation factor 3 subunit E → MANFDLTRINCQFLDRHLTFPLLEFLCGKEIYNQQELLEYILETVNKTNMIDYTMDTRKRLNLSQEMPEELVQRKAEVLATLKQLQNEVAPIMKATDILKNGESMKDSKTFVNALQKDYNFKVEHLESAYKLAKYLYECGNYQESTSYLYFCLIVMSPNDKNYLNVLWGKLAAEILTLNWNTALEDLTRLRDYIDNANFSTIQALQQRTWLIHWSVLVFFNHPKGRDLIIEMFLYKPLYLNAIQTMCPHIMRYLATAVVINRTRRNALKDLIKVIQQESYTYRDPITEFLECLYVNFDFEGARLKLHECQTVILNDFFIVACLNEFVEDARLMIFETFCRIHQCITISMLADKLNMKPNEAECWIVNLIRNARLNAKIDSKLGHVVMGTQPLSPYQQLVEKIDSLSMRSEHLAGLIERKSKQKQNQESADSWKYY, encoded by the exons ATGGCTAATTTCGACCTGACACGCATCAATTGCCAGTTTTTGGACAGGCACTTGACCTTCCCGCTGTTGGAGTTCTTGTGCGGCAAGGAG atctacaaccagcAGGAGCTGCTGGAGTACATTTTGGAGACGGTGAACAAGACGAACATGATCGATTACACGATGGACACCCGCAAGCGTCTCAATCTCAGCCAGGAGATGCCCGAGGAGCTCGTGCAGCGCAAGGCGGAGGTCCTGGCCACGCTCAAGCAGCTGCAGAACGAGGTGGCACCCATCATGAAGGCCACCGACATTCTCAAGAACGGTGAGAGCATGAAGGACTCGAAGACCTTCGTCAACGCCCTGCAGAAGGACTACAACTTCAAGGTGGAGCACCTGGAAAGCGCCTACAAGCTGGCCAAGTACCTCTACGAGTGCGGCAACTATCAGGAGTCCACCTCTTACCTGTATTTCTGTCTCATCGTCATGTCGCCCAACGACAAG AACTACCTTAATGTGCTGTGGGGCAAGCTGGCCGCCGAGATTCTGACACTCAACTGGAACACTGCTCTGGAGGATCTGACGCGTTTGCGCGACTACATCGACAACGCCAACTTCAGCACTATCCAGGCCCTGCAGCAGCGCACCTGGCTGATCCACTGGTCGGTCCTGGTCTTCTTCAATCACCCCAAGGGACGCGATCTCATTATTGAGATGTTCCTGTACAAGCCCCTGTATTTGAACGCCATTCAGACAATGTGCCCGCACATCATGCGTTACTTGGCCACCGCCGTAGTCATCAACCGCACCCGCCGTAATGCTCTAAAGGATTTGATCAAGGTGATCCAACAGGAGTCGTACACGTACCGCGATCCCATCACCGAGTTCCTGGAGTGTCTGTACGTGAACTTCGATTTCGAGGGAGCGCGTCTGAAGCTGCACGAGTGCCAGACGGTGATCCTCAACGACTTCTTCATCGTAGCCTGCCTGAATGAGTTCGTGGAGGATGCCCGCTTGATGATCTTCGAGACATTCTGCCGCATTCACCAGTGCATCACCATCAGCATGCTGGCCGATAAGCTGAACATGAAGCCCAACGAGGCTGAGTGCTGGATCGTCAACCTCATCCGCAATGCCCGTCTGAATGCCAAGATCGATTCGAAACTGGGCCATGTGGTGATGGGCACCCAGCCCTTGAGTCCCTATCAGCAGCTGGTGGAGAAGATCGACTCGCTGTCCATGCGGTCGGAGCATTTGGCAGGTTTGATTGAGCGCAAGAGCAAGCAGAAGCAAAATCAGGAGTCGGCCGACTCCTGGAAGTACTACTAG